The DNA region gtgtgtgtgtatatatatatatatatatatgtatatatatatatatatgcatgcatacatgtgtatgtggtgtttgtgtgtacacacacaaacacacacgcatataagcgtttgtgtaagagtgtgtgcgtgcgcgtgttcgtGCGCAAGCATATGTAGACACATTCTCCATTtggaatatgaaatataattGCATTTTTTGGATCAGTCCCTGCATTGTTGCTAATTCAATAAAGCCATTTGTCAACTACGTAATGTCACAATCAAAGGATCAAATGCACGTTATTTTTGTCTGTAAAAGTTAAGAACACAATTTATATTACTTGTTAACAGCTCTAATGGCTGGAATTCTCGGACTTACTTACTAAAGATAAGTTGTTCTAAACGGTAATTACTGTTAAGTAGCAGTCCGTAATATTGGGAAGTAATTTACCGCTCCAGTTTATTTCTAAAAGCTTTTAACGTTCCATATCTTCGATCGCGAAACTAGATCGCTGATTAAGATCGTAAAGTTAAAGGGGGATCAAATATTCACAGTTATAGTCATTTTCTATGACTACTGATTTTCGAATGAattacaacacgcacacacacacacacacacacatacacacacacacacacacacacacacacacacacacacacacacatacacacacacacacactcacacactatatgtatatataaatacctatatatgtatatatgtgtgtgtgtgcatgtttatatatacacatgcatatacatacagatataatacatctatgtatatatacatgtatgcacacacacacacacacacacacacacacacacacatgcatgtgtatgaatattagtatattttgtttacattagaTATATGTCATATTCACTCTACGTCATTTTACAGAAGGGCCAGTATTCTGCCAAGTCGGAATCAGGAAATGAAATCTGACAATCCCAAAGAGTATGAACGATAATAAGTTTCTTTTCTTGTCACTCTAAGACATGTCGGAATAGCAAAAGAGTCCACAGAAAATTACATGAAAAATAATTCGCCAATTAATaaccctccctttctatcttcagCAAGATGGCAATGAAGATAACTTTAAGAAAGATGAAGCACGTTCTCATCCTCACACTACTACTTGAAAACCCTGTTATTGAAGGCCAAGTAACCTTCAGTAGCAAGCATGACCTCGTGACCCGGCCTGCGCTCTCCCGAAGCCAAGGTCACCCAAAAGACCGAGGGGCAGAGCTTGTAAGCGAGATCGTATCGAGAACGGTGACCAATTACCTTTCGGCTTGTCATCTTGTGCTTGTGACTACAAGGCAATCGGATTTCCCTGCGGCTCTGCTGAGGTGAGATCAATTTAGAATTTGATTTTGGTGTGGAGGGGCTTATCATTTAAGCAGCGTCGCTTcggcaggcatatatatgtagatagaagtacgtgtaggtaggtatgtagatagatagatagatagatatagataagtaaatagataagtagataaataactgactgatagacagataaatggacatctaggtaaatatatatatataaatatatatatataaatatatatatttatacatacatacatatatacatataagtagcaTACATAACAGATACACATGAAGAGCTATGTACCCCGTCATAATGGAACATGAAATACTCATATAGCAAGACAAAGGCATCTTCTACCCTTCTCCCAATTCCAGGCGAGTCTTAGGAACAGGCTGGGTGATGGTGCAGGTCGAGAGTGCCATGGCAGGGGCGGCCTCCTCGGGAACCGCCCTTCTACAGGGACTCTGGGGCGCGGCCGAAGCGTCCTGCAGAGCGATTGTGGTTGActtgatgaataataatgatcgttCTGTGTTCAGGTGATGACggggaaaagaaaattatataattctCAGTCAGTATACGAAGGAGAACTTAGCGCATGAattctctgatttttttcttcttttttccttctctctttcgtgattttgttatttgtcttcTTTGCTAGAATATCAGGGTTGCAAATAATTCCCTTCTTGGCAGCCTACCGTTGTTTGAGATCTTCGgcaatttatttgtattatttgattTATCATGGAACTATTGTAAGTATTGGTCTTCAGTGAATATTTTACGTTTGACTTCTtagaaatgataaaagcaacaactgCAGACAGTcgcattgtttatttttgttcattactCAAATAACGGGATAGAGCTGTGTTTGTTTCATTTCTATGCGCACATATTATCTTCACTTTGCTTTGTTATATTCACGGAAATTCTAAACTAAGATAGTAAACTTGACTCagaaatataacaaacacacacacgcacatgcacacccacacccacacacccatccatacacacacacacacaaacacacacacacacacacacacacacacacacacaaacacacacaaacacacacacacacacacacacacacacacacacacacacacacacacacacacacacacacacactcacacttcttCATTAGAgaattcccctctcaccccctcccctctcccagatTCCTCGAAGCCTCCGGCCTCTCCGACCAACCCCAGACCCGAGTCCTCCTTGTAGGGACAAAGAACAAGGCTACggcttctctccttcaccctgcGCTTAAGAATAGCGTCTACGCGGTCTATTTCTCTATGGTGGAAAGTAATGGTATGGAGGTCTTAGTCgtggttttatttgtgtgtgtgtgtgtgtgttattgaggtATAAAGATTCCTTGAAGAAAGAGTCTGAATGATGTGGAGACATTTATGATTTCTCACttcttcgaaatatatatatctatgtatccttGATTTAGGGTAATCAATTTCACCCCGATTcttatttaaatatctatttccAATCTATCACTTACATACTTTTCTCTGTCGCATTTCTAACCTAACCTGAcccaaccaaagaaaaaaaatcaaatacgatAGATACCAGAAACCTACACATCACGTCCTTTTCTTTAGTAAATTCATCTTGGATTGAGGTCTTTCGTCGGTGCCTCTACTGCCGAGGGGGGGAGGCCGGGGTAGTGCCGCTAGGTCCTTGGCACTCTCGCGAAGCCACGCCCACTGAAGAAGAATTGTTCCCAGGTAAACTGCTAGACAAGATAGAATCGGTGTTGTGTTAAGTATGCAATATGGATATTTATCAGATGATTAGTTACTGTGAATATATAATGTTATTCCTATGATAAcacaattgcaatgataataattttgatagtacTGATATAGatgaaagatggtaataataatcttattaatgaAATTCATAGtggcaataacaacagtaattacaataataataacacaaataaaaatgaaaatgagacaacaataataaagctattagtcatattgataatacaaataatgggcATGATCACATCAATAAAATCATCATAATGGCAAGTTTCTTCCTCATCACCCTCCTaaaattttcttctctctatgtACACATTTCTAAACAAAGAAAACTGCCCTTAACTACAATCGgcaattcaaagagagagagagagagggagagagagagagagagagagagagagagagagagagagagagagagagagagagagagagagagagagagagagagagagagagagagaaagagagagagaaagaaagagagagagagagagagagagagagagagagagagagagagagagagagagagagagagagagagagagagagagagagagagagagagagacagagaaaagaaataaagagaacgaaagaaagaaagagagagaaagagcaagccaAGACAAAAAGAAGGCTAACCATTTAACGAATATTCCAGACGAATTTCGCAATTTCAACGGCCACACATTTCGCGTTGTAACTTTGCGTTATTTTCCGTTCATCGAATACACGAGAGAAAGTGACGCGCCGGGGACCAAGGTATCTCCGAGGGACTGTCTCGATCTCCGCATTCTCTCCACTCTCGCTTCACGCAACAATTTCACGTGAGTTTGCTGTTTAGTTTGAGTTTAgttttatgcttatttttatctctatttatctctgtctctgttttttttttctttgtcagttcttcctctccttgttctctctcccttttcttcttttttcttgttcttccctttcttcttcttc from Penaeus chinensis breed Huanghai No. 1 chromosome 31, ASM1920278v2, whole genome shotgun sequence includes:
- the LOC125042031 gene encoding uncharacterized protein LOC125042031, coding for MNKGSNRGEEKDHRPRRRKEVKREDDRGQGTNVKLHSISPYFFRDKYRYSDESIKPVVREARRDSASSKQTACVSDSKMAMKITLRKMKHVLILTLLLENPVIEGQVTFSSKHDLVTRPALSRSQGHPKDRGAELVSEIVSRTVTNYLSACHLVLVTTRQSDFPAALLRRVLGTGWVMVQVESAMAGAASSGTALLQGLWGAAEASCRAIVVDLMNNNDRSVFRFLEASGLSDQPQTRVLLVGTKNKATASLLHPALKNSVYAVYFSMVESNVNSSWIEVFRRCLYCRGGEAGVVPLGPWHSREATPTEEELFPDEFRNFNGHTFRVVTLRYFPFIEYTRESDAPGTKVSPRDCLDLRILSTLASRNNFTFEIREPLDGEWGVPRADTGNWSGSVGTLQHDLADFSMNLTPTRDRIRVIQFSRVYVSDPYVLVSAKPGILPPIFAIVRPFTGD